The Mercenaria mercenaria strain notata chromosome 8, MADL_Memer_1, whole genome shotgun sequence genome has a segment encoding these proteins:
- the LOC123565637 gene encoding sorbitol dehydrogenase-like, which produces MSDKNLKAILYQQGDIRLEDSDIPEPGMGQVQICVQHVGICGSDIRYWQEGAIGDNVLKMPCTLGHECSGIVSKVGRSVASLKVGDRVAVEPIISCKLCKNCKSGRYNLCSEIKFSGFPPTHGSLARYIVHSAPSCYKLPDHVSTEEGALLEPLSVGVHACRRAGVKLGSKVLICGAGPLGLLTMLTAKACGAAKVCITDLDERRLNMAKQLGVDFALKVNYKEPKEIAELVEQYFGERAEITIECSGAPSCARTAIYATRSGGCVALVGVGPSDITLPILDAAVREIDIRGVMGYANCYSTALEMVASGQVDVKPIITHIFGLEETMKAFRSAITGEGIKIIIKCSRI; this is translated from the exons atgtcagataaaaatttaaaagctatTCTGTATCAACAAGGTGATATTCGCTTG GAAGACTCGGACATACCAGAACCAGGCATGGGCC AGGTACAGATATGTGTTCAGCACGTGGGTATCTGCGGGTCCGACATCCGCTACTGGCAGGAGGGGGCAATAGGCGACAATGTTTTGAAGATGCCTTGCACACTAGGCCATGAGTGTTCTGGTATAGTCAGTAAAGTGGGCAGAAGTGTTGCGTCCCTCAAAGTTG GAGATAGGGTCGCTGTGGAGCCAATCATATcatgtaaattatgtaaaaactGCAAAAGTGGACGCTATAACTTATGTTCGGAAATCAAATTTAGCGGATTTCCCCCAACACATGGAAGTCTTGCAAGATACATTGTGCATTCTGCTCCATCCTGTTACAA GTTACCAGACCACGTCAGCACTGAGGAGGGAGCTTTGCTGGAGCCCTTGTCCGTCGGTGTTCATGCATGCCGTCGGGCTGGTGTCAAACTGGGCAGTAAAGTTCTGATCTGCGGAGCAG GACCACTAGGCTTACTTACTATGCTGACGGCTAAAGCATGTGGTGCTGCTAAAGTTTGCATTACAg ATTTGGATGAAAGGAGACTTAATATGGCCAAACAACTTGGAGTAGATTTTGCACTGAAAGTGAACTACAAAGAGCCAAAGGAGATTGCCGAGCTGGTGGAACAGTACTTTGGTGAAAGGGCCGAGATAACAATAGAATGTAGTGGTGCACCATCGTGTGCAAGGACAGCTATCTAT GCAACAAGATCTGGTGGTTGTGTTGCACTGGTGGGGGTAGGACCTTCTGATATAACTCTGCCTATACTGGATGCAGCTGTTAGAGAAATTGACATCCGCGGTGTGATGGGCTATGCTAACTGTTATAGCACCGCCCTTGAGATGGTCGCTTCAG GGCAAGTGGATGTGAAGCCTATTATTACACACATATTTGGTCTGGAGGAGACAATGAAGGCGTTCAGGTCCGCCATCACGGGTGAAGGGATCaagattattattaaatgcagtcgAATATAA
- the LOC123566155 gene encoding sorbitol dehydrogenase-like — translation MTDKNLTAILYKQGDIRLEEKEIPEPGPGQVQLCMQDVGICGSDVHYWQHGAIGDFIVKAPMVLGHEAAGVVSKLGEGVTSLKVGDRVAIEPGVPCRCCSYCKKGRYNLCLDMKFCATPPIDGNLARYYVHDADFCFKLPDHVSTEEGALLEPLSVGVHACNRGGITLGSKVLICGAGPIGLVNLLTAKACGAAQVCITDLDEKRLEMAKAMGADFPLKVTSKDPKEMAGKIEECFGEKPEVTIECSGAPPSVKTAIFATRSGGCVVLVGMGPAEVSLPIIDAAVREVDIRGIFRYVNCYPTALNMIASGRVNVKPLITHRFNLEQTMDAFNTTLRGEGIKVMIKCGRQ, via the exons gAAGAAAAAGAAATACCAGAACCAGGACCAGGGC AGGTACAGTTATGTATGCAAGATGTGGGGATCTGTGGCTCTGACGTGCACTATTGGCAACATGGTGCTATTGGTGATTTCATTGTTAAAGCTCCAATGGTACTTGGACATGAGGCTGCAGGTGTGGTCAGTAAACTTGGAGAAGGGGTCACTTCTTTGAAAGTTG GTGACAGAGTAGCTATAGAGCCGGGGGTGCCATGTAGGTGTTGCTCATACTGCAAGAAAGGTCGTTACAACCTCTGTCTTGACATGAAGTTCTGTGCCACACCCCCAATAGATGGAAATCTGGCCAGATATTACGTGCATGATGCAGATTTCTGTTTCAA ATTACCTGACCATGTGAGCACAGAGGAAGGAGCCCTGTTAGAGCCACTGTCTGTTGGTGTTCACGCATGTAACCGTGGAGGGATAACACTGGGTAGTAAAGTTCTCATTTGTGGTGCAG GTCCTATAGGGTTGGTGAACTTACTGACAGCTAAGGCATGTGGGGCTGCACAAGTCTGTATTACAG atttGGATGAAAAGAGACTGGAAATGGCAAAAGCTATGGGAGCTGACTTTCCACTGAAAGTAACATCAAAAGATCCTAAGGAAATGGCTGGTAAAATTGAGGAATGTTTTGGTGAGAAACCAGAAGTTACTATTGAATGTAGTGGAGCACCACCAAGTGTTAAAACTGCTATATTT GCAACACGTTCAGGAGGGTGTGTTGTTTTAGTTGGAATGGGACCAGCAGAAGTTTCATTGCCGATCATTGATGCTGCTGTCAGGGAAGTAGATATTCGAGGCATATTCAGATACGTAAACTGTTACCCGACAGCTCTCAACATGATCGCGTCAG gacGAGTTAATGTGAAACCACTGATTACACACAGATTTAATCTTGAACAGACAATGGATGCATTCAACACTACACTGAGAGGTGAAGGTATCAAAGTAATGATAAAGTGTGGAAGGCAGTAA